One window from the genome of Azotosporobacter soli encodes:
- a CDS encoding YybS family protein, with the protein MGYRRIRPMAEGGILTAVAILFAFMSAYLPVIGAFVNLIWPVPIILLGVRHGYKWSLLTTAAAGLLIALLMHPLHAVSIVVGFGLIGIVLGHAIREKYGAMKTLAVGSVASLLSKAAVMGIAFLVSGVDPLFGQSDIAAKALEQSLELYQSMGIQGEQLDKMRENMATIGSLIKIILPAGFVMAAVVDTYLNYVVARLVLRKLGHVLPEFPAFSRWQLPRAIAYAFVLALVMLYWGQTREIGWLKDVAMNIQVISSAMLFVQGLSLAVFLLERYNVSRLFRGMLFFFVFTNGFLTQIVILAGAFDMVLDYRRLRKSDSAEE; encoded by the coding sequence ATGGGATATCGACGGATTCGTCCAATGGCGGAAGGCGGCATCTTGACCGCAGTCGCTATTTTGTTTGCTTTTATGAGTGCGTATCTGCCGGTAATCGGTGCTTTTGTCAATCTGATCTGGCCCGTGCCGATCATCTTGCTTGGCGTCAGGCATGGCTATAAATGGAGCCTGCTCACCACTGCGGCGGCCGGTCTGCTGATTGCGCTTTTGATGCATCCGCTGCATGCGGTAAGCATCGTCGTCGGCTTCGGCCTGATCGGCATTGTGCTCGGACATGCGATCCGGGAGAAGTACGGCGCGATGAAGACGCTCGCGGTAGGCAGCGTTGCGTCCCTGCTATCAAAGGCTGCGGTCATGGGCATCGCTTTTTTGGTCAGCGGCGTCGATCCTTTGTTCGGGCAGAGTGACATAGCGGCCAAAGCGCTGGAACAGAGTCTCGAATTATATCAGTCGATGGGAATACAGGGTGAGCAGCTCGACAAGATGCGGGAAAACATGGCGACCATCGGCAGTCTGATCAAGATCATCCTGCCAGCCGGGTTTGTCATGGCCGCGGTCGTCGATACCTATCTGAACTATGTGGTGGCGCGCCTCGTGCTGCGCAAGTTAGGTCATGTGCTGCCGGAATTCCCGGCGTTTAGCCGCTGGCAGCTGCCAAGAGCGATTGCGTATGCTTTCGTGCTGGCGCTCGTGATGCTGTACTGGGGACAGACGCGCGAAATCGGCTGGCTGAAAGACGTTGCGATGAATATCCAGGTCATCAGCAGCGCGATGCTGTTCGTGCAGGGCTTGTCTTTGGCCGTGTTTCTCCTGGAACGATATAATGTTTCGCGTTTATTCCGGGGAATGCTGTTCTTTTTTGTCTTCACCAATGGATTCTTGACGCAAATCGTAATCTTAGCCGGCGCCTTCGATATGGTGCTGGATTATCGCAGACTCCGCAAATCGGATTCCGCGGAGGAGTAG
- a CDS encoding DHH family phosphoesterase: MPQGPSFWFDTRIYLAVAAALLAVIVFYNPHVAVLGAILLVALYLYGRERYLQQQKAMSRYLDTMSYNVEQGAEYALRSLPLAMLMIDEAGRLYWYNNVLSQWFPEVVEIGLPVQELWPQLPIERMMGQDGREIIAHEDRYYQVIYRPAEQDGEGELLVLYVSDITASEKGRAECLAALPVLAYIQIDNYDDVLQGLNETLRTAVLGEVNKQLSAWVAEHDGVMKRYADDLFILIYNREQLERCLQDKFDILDKVRTIQVGNKIPVTLSMGVAADELSLDTLGERAQAGLDLALGRGGDQAAVHVSGKLQFYGGKAKAVEKNTRVKARIVAQALRESIGDCGNVLIMGHGNEDFDSLGASIGVARMAHQLKKPVQIVVSQPGISVNKLKDLLEDYEDYQELFVSPAQAAALLQPDTLLFVVDVHHPMLTAAPDLLTRAERIVVIDHHRRSESFIVNPLLVYLEPSASSASELVTELLMYFDETVELTRLDATALYAGIVVDTKNFSVQSGVRTFDAAAYLRRAGADPFLVRQLFRLDFDTVKSRAQIINQAEMLQGGAVVAICPQDIRNAQVVAAQVADMLLGVEGVTVSFVLFLMDDGVGVSARSQGEINVQLLMEELGGGGHQTVAGAQLRGSSMEDARQTIIALNEKYLGECEEDEGNTTTGS; the protein is encoded by the coding sequence ATGCCGCAAGGACCATCCTTTTGGTTCGATACACGAATCTATTTAGCCGTTGCCGCCGCATTATTGGCGGTTATCGTATTTTACAATCCGCATGTCGCCGTACTGGGCGCGATATTATTGGTGGCGCTTTATTTGTATGGCCGGGAGCGCTATTTGCAGCAGCAAAAGGCGATGAGCCGTTATCTCGACACGATGTCGTACAATGTGGAACAGGGCGCTGAATACGCGCTGCGCAGTTTGCCGCTGGCGATGCTGATGATCGACGAAGCCGGACGGTTATACTGGTACAACAACGTACTGTCGCAGTGGTTTCCCGAAGTTGTCGAGATCGGTCTGCCTGTGCAGGAACTTTGGCCGCAGCTGCCGATCGAGAGGATGATGGGGCAGGACGGACGGGAGATTATCGCGCATGAAGACCGTTACTATCAGGTGATTTATCGCCCGGCAGAGCAGGACGGCGAAGGCGAGCTTTTGGTGCTCTACGTCAGCGATATTACGGCGAGCGAAAAAGGCCGGGCGGAATGCCTGGCGGCGCTGCCGGTGCTGGCCTATATCCAGATCGACAACTACGACGATGTGCTGCAGGGCTTGAATGAAACGCTGCGCACCGCCGTTTTGGGCGAGGTGAACAAGCAGCTCTCCGCCTGGGTCGCGGAACATGACGGCGTCATGAAGCGCTATGCCGACGACCTGTTTATCCTGATTTACAACCGCGAGCAGCTGGAGCGCTGCCTGCAGGACAAGTTCGATATTCTTGACAAGGTGCGGACGATTCAAGTCGGCAACAAGATCCCGGTGACGCTCAGCATGGGCGTGGCCGCGGATGAACTGAGCCTCGATACGCTCGGCGAACGCGCGCAGGCGGGACTCGACCTGGCGCTTGGCCGCGGCGGCGATCAGGCGGCGGTGCACGTGAGCGGTAAGCTGCAGTTTTACGGCGGCAAAGCCAAAGCAGTCGAGAAAAACACGCGCGTCAAGGCGCGCATCGTTGCGCAGGCGCTGCGCGAGAGCATCGGCGATTGCGGCAACGTCTTGATTATGGGGCATGGCAACGAGGATTTCGACAGCCTTGGTGCATCGATCGGCGTCGCCCGGATGGCGCATCAGTTAAAGAAACCGGTGCAAATCGTCGTCAGCCAGCCGGGAATATCGGTAAATAAGCTGAAAGATCTTTTGGAAGACTATGAAGATTATCAGGAACTGTTCGTCAGCCCGGCGCAGGCGGCAGCGCTTTTGCAGCCGGATACGCTGCTCTTTGTCGTCGATGTGCACCATCCGATGCTGACGGCGGCGCCGGATCTTCTGACCCGTGCCGAACGCATCGTGGTCATCGATCATCACCGGCGTTCGGAAAGCTTTATCGTCAATCCGCTGCTCGTCTATCTCGAGCCGTCGGCATCGTCGGCGAGCGAGCTAGTGACGGAACTTTTGATGTACTTCGATGAAACGGTCGAACTGACGCGCCTCGATGCGACGGCGCTTTATGCGGGGATCGTCGTCGATACAAAGAACTTTTCGGTGCAAAGCGGCGTGCGGACCTTCGATGCCGCCGCCTATCTGCGCCGCGCCGGAGCCGATCCGTTTCTCGTCCGGCAACTCTTCCGCCTCGATTTTGACACCGTCAAATCGAGAGCGCAAATCATTAATCAGGCAGAAATGCTGCAGGGCGGCGCGGTCGTGGCGATTTGCCCGCAGGATATCCGCAACGCACAAGTCGTGGCTGCGCAGGTCGCGGACATGCTGCTCGGCGTTGAAGGGGTGACGGTCAGCTTCGTATTATTCCTGATGGATGACGGCGTTGGCGTGAGCGCCCGCTCGCAGGGCGAAATCAATGTGCAGCTCCTGATGGAAGAGTTGGGCGGCGGCGGTCATCAGACCGTGGCCGGTGCGCAGCTGCGCGGCTCGAGCATGGAAGACGCAAGGCAGACGATCATTGCATTGAATGAAAAATATCTCGGGGAGTGTGAAGAAGATGAAGGTAATACTACAACAGGAAGTTAA
- the rplI gene encoding 50S ribosomal protein L9 produces the protein MKVILQQEVKKLGKKGDILEVSEGYARNFLLPQKLAILATSTNVNTVSQQKASEARKAQRMTEEAQVLAAQMSKIEIKLPVKTGEGGKLFGSINTKDIADAIMAQHQLEIDKRKIEMKDAIKSLGSYVVTIKLHPEVSAKIQVHVTAQA, from the coding sequence ATGAAGGTAATACTACAACAGGAAGTTAAAAAACTCGGTAAAAAAGGCGATATTCTTGAGGTGTCCGAAGGGTATGCACGCAATTTTCTGCTGCCGCAGAAGCTTGCGATCCTGGCGACGTCCACCAATGTAAATACAGTTAGTCAGCAGAAGGCTTCAGAAGCGCGCAAGGCGCAGCGCATGACCGAAGAAGCGCAGGTTCTGGCCGCGCAGATGTCCAAGATCGAGATCAAGCTGCCGGTAAAGACTGGTGAAGGCGGCAAATTGTTCGGTTCGATCAACACGAAAGACATTGCCGACGCGATCATGGCGCAGCACCAACTGGAGATCGACAAACGGAAAATAGAAATGAAAGATGCGATCAAGTCCCTTGGTTCTTATGTTGTTACGATCAAGCTTCACCCGGAAGTGAGCGCCAAGATTCAGGTGCATGTGACAGCCCAGGCCTAA
- the lonC gene encoding Lon family ATP-dependent protease, producing MKDFFSKLLGSTTAGTPEVKDSEEDKMLRRVTALYGLYSALIGPEKVILKAGKLDALTLMRSEKLSERVLGLQRLVFEDPTLAALPSKEEVPPLLDELEDELADMLARRNLEERMERKVNERMEERHQEYIREIKMQIIKDEAKDPENPGTLKKLADLEALDQVELTRSAMELVRPASLGEIVGQERAVEALRAKLASPYPQHLILYGPPGVGKTTAARLVLEEAKRLRFTPFAEAAPFIEVDGTTLRWDSRGITNPLLGSVHDPIYQGARREMADSGIPEPKPGLVTEAHGGILFIDEIGEMDSILQNKLLKVLEDKKVSFDSSYYDPSDPNVPQYVRKLFQDGAPADFILIGATTRDAEDINPAIRSRCAEIYFEPLTPQQVQEIVRNAAEKLGVVLEDSVPAVISEYTIEGRKAVNILADAYGLALYREDNQNEHRVTIQAADVYHVAQVSRMTPYVSRKASDTAEVGKIFGLGVAGYLGSVLEIEAVAFPAPEKGKGGMRFNDTAGSMAKDSVFNAAAVVRKLTGKDLLDFDIHVNVVGGGRIDGPSAGTAILAAVISAITGRPICQRVAVTGEISLQGKVKAVGGVFEKAYGAKQAGATTMVIPKENEKDVPPDHLGLKIRPVETAEEALAIILVPEEETVSC from the coding sequence ATGAAAGATTTTTTTAGCAAGTTATTGGGGTCGACAACGGCTGGAACGCCGGAGGTGAAAGACTCGGAAGAAGATAAAATGTTGCGTCGCGTTACAGCCCTATATGGGCTGTATTCTGCGCTTATAGGGCCGGAAAAGGTCATTCTTAAAGCCGGAAAACTCGATGCGCTGACGCTGATGCGCTCAGAAAAACTGTCGGAGCGCGTTCTTGGCCTACAGCGCCTGGTCTTTGAAGACCCGACGCTTGCGGCCTTGCCGAGCAAAGAAGAGGTTCCGCCGCTGCTTGACGAACTGGAAGATGAGCTGGCCGACATGCTGGCGCGGCGCAATCTCGAAGAGCGCATGGAACGCAAAGTGAATGAGCGTATGGAAGAGCGTCATCAAGAATACATCCGGGAAATCAAAATGCAGATCATCAAGGACGAGGCGAAAGATCCGGAAAATCCGGGCACGCTTAAAAAACTGGCGGATCTCGAAGCGCTCGATCAGGTCGAACTGACGCGTTCGGCGATGGAATTGGTTCGTCCGGCGAGTTTAGGCGAAATTGTCGGGCAGGAACGTGCGGTGGAAGCGCTGCGCGCGAAGTTGGCTTCGCCGTACCCGCAGCATCTGATCTTATACGGGCCGCCCGGCGTCGGCAAGACGACGGCCGCCCGCCTCGTTCTGGAAGAAGCGAAACGCTTGCGTTTCACGCCGTTTGCCGAAGCCGCGCCTTTTATCGAAGTCGACGGCACGACGCTGCGCTGGGATTCGCGCGGCATTACCAATCCGCTCCTCGGCTCGGTGCATGATCCGATCTACCAGGGAGCGCGGCGCGAAATGGCCGACAGCGGCATTCCTGAACCAAAGCCCGGCCTGGTCACCGAGGCGCATGGCGGGATTCTTTTTATCGATGAAATCGGCGAAATGGATTCGATCCTGCAGAATAAGCTGCTGAAGGTGCTCGAAGACAAGAAGGTCTCGTTCGATTCATCGTATTACGACCCGTCCGATCCGAACGTGCCGCAATATGTGCGCAAACTCTTTCAGGACGGCGCACCGGCCGATTTCATTTTAATCGGCGCGACGACGCGCGATGCGGAAGACATCAATCCGGCGATCCGTTCACGCTGCGCGGAGATTTATTTCGAACCGCTGACGCCGCAACAGGTGCAGGAAATCGTGCGCAATGCGGCGGAAAAACTGGGCGTTGTACTCGAAGACAGCGTTCCCGCGGTCATCAGCGAATATACGATTGAAGGCCGCAAGGCTGTGAATATTTTGGCCGACGCCTACGGCCTCGCGCTTTATCGCGAAGACAACCAAAACGAGCATCGGGTCACAATCCAGGCCGCCGACGTTTACCACGTCGCGCAAGTCAGCAGGATGACGCCGTATGTAAGCCGCAAGGCGAGTGATACGGCGGAAGTCGGCAAGATCTTCGGCCTTGGCGTCGCGGGCTATCTGGGCTCAGTCCTTGAGATCGAGGCGGTCGCGTTTCCTGCGCCGGAAAAAGGCAAAGGCGGTATGCGCTTTAATGACACCGCGGGCAGCATGGCGAAGGATTCGGTCTTTAATGCCGCCGCGGTGGTAAGAAAACTGACCGGCAAGGATCTCTTAGACTTTGACATCCATGTCAATGTCGTCGGCGGCGGCCGGATCGACGGACCCTCTGCGGGCACTGCGATCCTGGCGGCGGTGATTTCAGCGATCACCGGTCGGCCGATCTGTCAGCGCGTCGCCGTTACCGGCGAAATATCGCTGCAGGGCAAAGTCAAAGCGGTCGGCGGCGTATTCGAAAAAGCGTATGGTGCGAAGCAGGCAGGCGCTACGACGATGGTCATTCCGAAAGAAAACGAAAAAGATGTTCCGCCGGATCATCTCGGCCTTAAGATCCGTCCGGTCGAAACGGCCGAAGAAGCGCTGGCGATTATTTTAGT